A window from candidate division KSB1 bacterium encodes these proteins:
- a CDS encoding efflux RND transporter periplasmic adaptor subunit, with product MRKRLIVGIIIGLIAIALIFRIIQLLTRTPGGSPPRGQRPPVAVEIDSVRYGTISELRQFVGTVQPLYRYLVAPKVAGRVVEIRKRIGDPVRANEVVARIDDAEYQQALREAEASLKIAQASLTEAQSQFALARQELERVQQLKEKGIASPAELDAATTNYEAQQSRLKLAQAQVEQREAALRSAQIRLNYTVLTAPAPGFTGERFVDEGALLAANAPVISVVGIEKVIVRTTVSERDYGRLEPGQPASVMVDAYPERRFSGTLARIAPLLREESRMAEVEVEVANDSLILKPGMFARVTVVLASSDQAQLVPSRAVVTRDGQKAVFVVDSTGSTVHLVPITTGIVTPELTQVLSPRLNGPVVTLGQHLLADGNPVLLPGARPRGRPGAGGRTR from the coding sequence ATGAGAAAGAGGCTCATTGTCGGAATCATCATCGGTCTGATTGCCATCGCGCTCATTTTTCGCATCATCCAGCTCTTGACCCGAACCCCGGGCGGTTCTCCGCCAAGGGGTCAACGCCCGCCGGTTGCGGTGGAGATAGACAGCGTCCGCTATGGAACCATCAGCGAGCTGCGGCAGTTCGTCGGCACCGTGCAGCCGCTCTATCGCTACCTGGTGGCGCCCAAGGTAGCTGGGCGCGTGGTAGAGATTCGCAAACGCATCGGAGACCCAGTGCGTGCCAATGAGGTGGTGGCACGCATCGACGATGCGGAATACCAGCAAGCGTTGCGCGAAGCAGAGGCCAGTTTGAAGATTGCTCAAGCCTCGCTGACCGAGGCCCAGAGCCAATTTGCCCTCGCGCGCCAGGAACTGGAGCGGGTGCAACAGCTCAAGGAGAAAGGGATAGCCTCGCCGGCTGAGTTAGACGCTGCCACCACCAACTATGAGGCCCAGCAGTCGCGGCTCAAGCTGGCCCAGGCGCAGGTGGAACAGCGCGAGGCCGCCCTGAGGTCCGCCCAGATCAGGCTGAACTACACAGTGTTGACCGCACCTGCCCCCGGCTTTACCGGCGAGCGTTTCGTGGACGAGGGAGCGCTGCTGGCAGCTAATGCACCAGTCATCTCTGTAGTGGGGATCGAAAAGGTCATTGTCCGCACGACGGTTAGCGAACGGGACTATGGCCGGCTGGAACCCGGGCAGCCGGCGTCCGTTATGGTCGATGCCTACCCTGAGCGGCGGTTCTCTGGCACATTAGCACGCATCGCCCCTTTGCTGCGCGAGGAATCCCGCATGGCGGAAGTAGAGGTCGAGGTGGCGAACGACTCGCTCATCCTCAAGCCTGGCATGTTCGCCCGCGTGACCGTGGTCCTGGCAAGCAGCGACCAGGCACAACTGGTTCCCTCCCGGGCCGTGGTCACACGCGACGGCCAGAAGGCAGTCTTTGTCGTTGACTCCACCGGCAGCACCGTCCACCTGGTGCCCATCACCACCGGCATCGTGACGCCGGAATTGACCCAAGTGCTCTCCCCGCGACTAAATGGGCCGGTAGTGACTCTGGGCCAACACCTGCTCGCAGATGGCAATCCGGTGCTGCTTCCGGGAGCCCGACCTCGGGGACGTCCTGGGGCGGGAGGTCGCACCCGATAA